A region of Myxococcaceae bacterium DNA encodes the following proteins:
- the yajC gene encoding preprotein translocase subunit YajC, producing the protein MSELFGQSGADGGGIVSMLFMFGGMFAIMYFILIRPQQKQQKKHQELIASLKKGDEVVLNSGICGRIFSVEDKYLVLELMDKNKVKVLKHAVQGLMAA; encoded by the coding sequence ATGTCCGAACTGTTTGGTCAAAGTGGTGCCGATGGCGGTGGGATTGTTTCCATGTTGTTCATGTTTGGCGGCATGTTTGCGATTATGTATTTTATCTTGATCCGTCCTCAGCAAAAACAGCAAAAGAAACATCAGGAGCTGATTGCCTCGCTCAAAAAAGGCGACGAAGTGGTCCTGAACAGTGGTATCTGCGGGCGCATTTTTTCAGTAGAAGACAAATACCTTGTTTTAGAGCTCATGGACAAAAACAAGGTGAAAGTCCTCAAGCACGCTGTACAAGGCTTAATGGCCGCCTAA